In Synechococcus sp. A18-25c, a single window of DNA contains:
- a CDS encoding Ig-like domain-containing protein: MSELSEQASNAPAASFSAQTAAAAEATPIEAAGASVSTSVSEQSSAISTSAPETGSEPTSLTSDAGNERTESTSPASSDATELNPLNSNAAQPTDSTAAEPSPTPAEPPITPESLQQLWHPQLQEWASEGELLTAASTALHLDSNHPPEQLKTLIANLAAGETSDIPPIELLQQAAMSGAAGAYAESTGTIYLNKSWLSRGTNKQTISVLTEEFGHHLDHIINKRDTPGDEGLTFSNHLTQQTAEIDTNDRHVSTGLIFVEGTWIKAEFSFTGFTGFGGNLIQPNQIQLTEDALIQYNTLLSQGQELTYSYGGIPPTVGILSAEGQSILDNLGTNSLGTAGYNFAETSPWDLRYVSFGGWIGGTGTKHALVGWTDNSTQPGNEGTLKGGEFRLSYGTDGYIRLYYQDVLKLTSASTFTGDQTLTLVGFDDQQQTNVYIPSNWTLAPIIALTADVSSLSAGETATLTFTLSEASTDFTVDDVTVSGGTLSNFSGSGTSYSATFTPTADSTTDGVISVGSGVFSNSSGATNADGSDANNSVTLSVDTVRPTIAVTSDVSSLSSGETATLTFTLSESSTDFVEADVSITGGSLSNFSGSGSSYSATFTPDTSSDTNEVISIASGVFADAAGNTNQDGTDSNNSVTLTVDTVSAPPFTRLGNDIDGEAAGDESGSVALSSDGTILAIGAHYNDGGGNRRGRTRIYAWNSGTRRWDQRGDDINGEWNTDYSGSAVSISDDGSVVAIGAISNNGNGNESGHTRIYAWDGSAWVQRGGDINGEASNDNSGGAVSLSSDGSVVAIGAKYNDNASGENAGQTRVYAWNGTAWVQRGSDIDGESAQDLSGCSVSLSSDGNTLAIGAQQNSGGGNKSGHTRIYTWDGSTWVQRGSDINGESGGDQSGLSVSLSTDGNVVAIGGKYNDGNGSDSGHTRIYSWDGTAWVKRGNDIDGESAGDRSGAKVSLSGDGNVVAIGAPQNAANGTNSGHTRIYQWDGTAWNHIGSDIDGEAADDYSGGQISLSRDGSTVAIGSIFNDDNGSSAGHVRVFRLTDLTAPTIAVTDDDADNSLSSGDTSTLTFTLSEAATDFVESDVAVSGGSLSNWTAVSSTVYTATFTPTSDSTTDGVISVASSKFSDAAGNTNNDGADADNSVNFSIDTRNQSSGSSAAFASSPQESESVDLPSRPPLSGSQLIVASNRKQLQVTEGEGLWIQLEATGAVTEHHNVLEVTDNKGNTLGSVGATKWSTNLGWHEFYARGGTTFSFHSHQNQNTFSEFPEINFFQESDSISARLNDNPSIDEDSDDLQLRITSSQEASRPVAALLASQQKNVEDTILNFTEIKDNSQIKLSINSECDDTNQFALIKIDDFNDNEIIVNGISSQSKEAFRTAIEDELIHPDQGKLVTSGSGTQTASLTLNQSDQGFYAPVFINQTTNQLFTAGFSSASESWTQVRTLGRNFFGYEDTHDSNQSDWDFNDMTVNVELIT; this comes from the coding sequence ATGTCTGAGCTCAGTGAACAAGCAAGCAACGCACCTGCAGCAAGCTTCAGCGCACAGACAGCTGCTGCCGCTGAAGCCACACCGATTGAAGCAGCAGGCGCTTCGGTGTCCACGTCGGTGTCCGAACAGAGCAGCGCCATCAGCACCAGCGCACCTGAGACCGGCAGTGAACCAACCAGCCTGACCAGCGACGCCGGCAACGAGAGAACCGAGAGCACGTCTCCAGCATCGAGCGACGCAACGGAGCTCAACCCGCTCAATTCGAACGCAGCACAGCCCACTGACTCCACTGCAGCAGAGCCCAGCCCCACGCCAGCTGAACCGCCGATCACCCCAGAGTCATTGCAGCAGCTTTGGCATCCGCAGCTGCAGGAATGGGCGTCAGAGGGCGAGCTTCTGACGGCAGCCAGCACGGCGCTACATCTCGACTCCAACCACCCCCCAGAACAGCTCAAAACCCTGATTGCCAATCTGGCAGCGGGCGAAACCAGCGATATTCCCCCGATTGAGCTACTTCAGCAAGCCGCCATGTCGGGCGCCGCTGGCGCCTACGCCGAGAGTACTGGCACGATCTATCTCAATAAAAGCTGGCTCAGCAGAGGAACAAACAAGCAAACAATCAGTGTCCTAACAGAAGAGTTTGGCCACCACTTAGATCACATCATTAACAAGAGAGATACACCAGGCGACGAGGGCCTGACCTTCTCAAACCATCTCACCCAACAAACCGCAGAGATTGATACAAACGATCGACACGTTTCGACGGGTCTAATTTTTGTCGAAGGAACGTGGATTAAAGCGGAATTCAGTTTCACAGGGTTCACCGGATTTGGTGGCAACCTCATACAGCCAAACCAAATCCAACTCACTGAAGACGCACTGATTCAATACAACACCCTGCTTTCACAGGGTCAGGAGTTGACGTATAGCTACGGGGGGATTCCGCCCACGGTTGGCATTCTCAGTGCTGAGGGCCAATCAATTCTCGACAACTTAGGGACCAACTCACTCGGCACAGCGGGTTACAACTTCGCCGAGACCTCCCCTTGGGACCTCCGCTACGTCAGCTTCGGCGGATGGATTGGTGGCACTGGCACCAAGCATGCCCTGGTTGGTTGGACGGACAACAGCACCCAACCCGGCAATGAGGGGACCCTTAAGGGTGGTGAGTTCCGGCTTAGCTACGGCACCGACGGCTACATCCGCCTCTACTACCAAGATGTGCTGAAGCTGACTTCGGCCTCGACGTTCACGGGCGATCAGACCCTCACTCTGGTGGGGTTCGACGACCAGCAGCAAACCAACGTCTACATCCCCAGCAACTGGACCCTTGCTCCCATCATCGCCCTGACAGCCGATGTCTCATCGCTGAGCGCCGGAGAGACGGCCACCCTCACATTCACCCTCTCAGAAGCCTCCACCGATTTCACTGTTGACGATGTCACCGTTTCTGGTGGCACCCTCTCCAACTTCTCCGGATCCGGCACCTCCTATTCCGCAACATTCACGCCAACAGCAGACAGCACAACAGACGGTGTCATTTCTGTTGGATCTGGAGTCTTCTCCAATTCAAGCGGCGCCACCAATGCTGATGGCTCGGATGCCAACAATTCCGTCACCCTCTCCGTCGACACCGTCAGGCCAACCATTGCCGTCACATCCGATGTCTCATCCCTGAGCTCCGGAGAAACGGCCACCCTGACCTTCACTCTCTCGGAATCATCCACGGATTTCGTTGAGGCCGATGTCTCCATAACCGGTGGCAGCCTCTCCAACTTCTCCGGTTCCGGCAGCTCCTATTCCGCCACCTTCACACCAGACACCAGCAGCGACACCAATGAGGTGATCTCCATTGCCTCCGGCGTCTTCGCTGATGCAGCTGGCAACACCAACCAAGACGGGACCGATAGCAATAACTCCGTCACCCTCACCGTCGACACGGTCTCAGCGCCACCATTCACCCGGCTCGGCAACGACATCGATGGCGAAGCCGCTGGTGATGAAAGCGGTTCCGTTGCTCTCTCCAGCGATGGAACCATTCTGGCCATCGGTGCGCACTACAACGACGGCGGTGGCAACAGACGAGGCCGCACGCGTATCTATGCGTGGAATTCAGGAACCAGGCGCTGGGATCAACGCGGCGACGACATCAATGGAGAGTGGAATACGGACTACTCAGGCAGTGCCGTCTCCATTTCGGACGATGGGTCCGTCGTTGCGATTGGGGCCATTAGTAACAATGGCAATGGCAATGAATCAGGCCACACCCGCATCTACGCCTGGGATGGCAGCGCCTGGGTGCAGCGCGGCGGCGACATCAATGGTGAAGCTTCGAATGACAACAGCGGTGGTGCTGTCTCCCTATCGAGCGATGGCAGCGTTGTTGCCATCGGTGCCAAATACAACGACAACGCTTCCGGCGAAAACGCCGGCCAAACCCGCGTCTACGCCTGGAATGGCACGGCTTGGGTGCAACGCGGCAGTGACATCGATGGAGAGTCTGCCCAAGACCTCAGTGGCTGCTCAGTCTCGCTCTCAAGCGATGGCAACACGCTGGCGATTGGCGCGCAACAAAACAGCGGTGGCGGCAACAAGTCGGGCCACACGCGCATCTACACCTGGGATGGCAGCACCTGGGTGCAACGCGGCAGTGATATCAATGGCGAAAGCGGGGGCGATCAGAGCGGCCTCTCCGTTTCCCTCTCCACCGACGGCAACGTTGTCGCCATCGGCGGTAAGTACAACGACGGCAACGGCAGCGACTCAGGCCACACCCGCATTTACTCCTGGGATGGCACCGCTTGGGTCAAGCGCGGCAACGACATTGATGGAGAGAGCGCTGGCGACCGCAGTGGCGCCAAGGTTTCCCTTTCCGGTGATGGCAACGTTGTCGCCATCGGGGCACCGCAAAACGCTGCCAACGGCACGAATTCTGGCCACACCCGCATCTACCAGTGGGATGGCACGGCCTGGAATCACATCGGCAGCGACATCGATGGAGAAGCGGCCGATGACTACAGCGGAGGCCAGATCTCCCTATCGCGCGATGGCAGCACCGTTGCCATCGGCTCCATTTTTAACGACGACAACGGATCGAGTGCTGGGCATGTGCGCGTCTTCCGGCTGACGGACCTCACGGCGCCCACCATTGCCGTCACCGATGACGATGCTGATAACTCCCTGAGTTCTGGTGATACATCAACACTCACCTTCACCCTCTCAGAAGCTGCCACAGATTTCGTCGAATCCGATGTCGCCGTTTCCGGTGGATCCCTCTCCAATTGGACTGCTGTCTCCAGCACCGTTTACACCGCAACCTTTACACCCACATCTGACAGCACCACCGATGGTGTGATCTCAGTTGCCAGTTCGAAATTTTCTGATGCCGCCGGCAACACCAACAACGATGGGGCCGATGCCGACAACTCCGTCAACTTCTCAATCGATACGCGCAATCAATCATCAGGATCTTCAGCCGCTTTTGCCTCTTCACCACAAGAAAGTGAAAGTGTCGATCTCCCATCAAGACCGCCTCTTTCCGGCAGCCAACTCATCGTCGCGTCTAATAGGAAACAACTTCAAGTCACTGAAGGAGAAGGTCTTTGGATTCAACTCGAAGCGACAGGAGCAGTAACAGAACACCATAACGTGCTTGAAGTCACTGATAACAAAGGCAACACTCTAGGAAGCGTTGGAGCTACAAAGTGGTCGACCAATCTTGGCTGGCATGAGTTTTACGCCAGGGGAGGAACCACTTTTTCATTCCATAGCCACCAGAACCAAAACACCTTTTCTGAATTCCCGGAGATTAATTTTTTTCAGGAAAGCGACTCAATCAGTGCAAGACTAAATGACAATCCAAGCATCGACGAGGACAGTGACGACCTGCAATTACGCATTACCAGCTCCCAGGAAGCTTCAAGACCCGTAGCGGCATTACTGGCATCTCAACAAAAGAATGTCGAAGACACTATCTTAAACTTTACAGAGATTAAAGACAATTCGCAGATCAAACTTTCCATCAACAGCGAATGCGATGACACCAACCAATTCGCACTGATCAAAATAGACGATTTCAACGACAACGAAATCATCGTGAATGGCATTTCAAGCCAATCAAAAGAGGCCTTTCGAACCGCGATTGAAGACGAACTTATTCACCCAGACCAAGGCAAGCTTGTAACAAGCGGGTCAGGAACACAAACAGCGAGCTTGACACTTAACCAAAGCGATCAAGGCTTTTACGCACCCGTTTTCATCAACCAAACCACCAATCAACTGTTCACAGCAGGGTTTTCAAGCGCTTCGGAAAGCTGGACACAAGTTAGAACGCTGGGCAGAAACTTCTTCGGCTACGAGGACACCCACGACTCCAATCAGAGCGACTGGGACTTCAACGACATGACCGTGAATGTGGAGTTAATCACTTGA
- a CDS encoding S-layer family protein — protein MKQDVMSEPGEQATHAAAESISAQIAPAAKSTPIEAVDASLSDSVTQQNNRRTTSDINNDSTSPTPSTSTNLNSLDSNEAQTTDCSAEELDHATAEPRITTESLQQLWHPQLQEWASEGELLTAANTALHLDSNNPPELLTGIVERLSQGLSSDIPPIEFLQQASMVGAAGAYAASEQTIYLNHDWVKAASETDTIKVLTEEYGHHLDALIHTTDTPGDEGLYFADLLTESGNIEDPNHYLELKDLGHITVNNEQIDVEFSQQNNSLEWIQVGNEINGSSISAKAGYAVSLSQDGTILAVGAPFDDVNSSFTQTNEGSVTVYQDVNGSWQQLGSEIEGASAEEQFGYSVSLSNDGTKLAVAALFANTANGTKTGRVNVYSFTNGDWSELQTGGIAGPVEKGRIENVALSGDGNYVILGSSKMQTGRAQIYQFSNNQWAQIGTTLSGTKNNDRYGYAVDISDDGSIIAVGSFGADATNASNSGAVNVYELIDNQWNEITEIKGEKRTDNLGYSVALSSDGTYLAVGARNHDTGGNTSSNEGYAQVYKRNGSSYAQIGQTLVGNQAGEKAGTKVSISDDGSRLAIGSGFYNSDKNNVGQARLYELQSDTWIQIGSDINGQNTNDLAARWHGLSLNGGGTRVAVGAHNNDNNARNSGQVRIFDSSGITIAQTSTPLVTTEGGTSASFTVVLDAQPTDTVTVAISGDDSTEHELSASSLTFTTANWDTPQTITVTGVDDSLVDGDITTTITATASNTGGYAGTETAIATLQTSDDDTAGITIAQGITPLVTSETGTTASFTVVLDAQPTDTVTVAISGDDSTEHELSASSLTFTTANWDTPQTITVTGVDDSLVDGDITTTITATASNTGSYAGTETATATLQTTDDDTDDGSNGVTITQGANKEGADLLTSEAGITSTFTVVLDAQPTDTVTVSITGIDATENSLSGSTLSISNTLTFTTANWDTAQTITVTGVDDSFVDGDITTTITATASNTGGYAGTESASTTIKNSDDEVAGITIAQASTPLVTTEAGSTATFTVVLDAQPTDTVTVAITGNDTSENSLSGSTLSSSNTLTFTTSDWNTPQTVTIAGVDDGLIDGDITTTLTATASNTGGYAGTESATTTVKNDDNDNPPALSNQNIYVLETVADGSELIDLADSNTSNDTDQDDDPISYSILDGNDTKLFTIDSETGKIYLATNKTLNYTTSDRHELQIKASSTGGTSTATITIYVQNVNSTPVAEDDSGSLNENEALSKTEVEGLIANDSDEDVNDTLSISNFHAGLSDTDSPRIGQFNTALDGIYGQLTLQTNGSYTYTANKTSADALNAGETGTDTFSYTLSDSEDTDQAELTITIAGINDIPFLVDAIKTKKYIEGQGNVIVIDGSLDIRDVDDENIESATVSISNGTYVSTEDQLAFSDAYGITGNWNSSTGILTLSGTTTKTNYISALQTVTYTNTNNANPVIGTRTIDWLVNDGDSNSTSIQSSIIVGGRNDAPLAVNDSASVDGGSTVSTSTADNLLVNDTDPESHSLTIKSFRIGSEQSSNPEFLAGNTLTGSYGQMTIASDGTYSYTAQETASYKLLEGETATETFTYTITDNQTTDEGFDTGEITITISGVNDAPNAIDDSVDVDEDSSKQFADFLGILKNDTDIDGDQLFVKGVIAGASTSNFQARRLESSSLSTELQGTYGVLIVNSNGSFRYTASLADALDAGDKEMDRFTYTLTDLTNDDSGVIAIEVTGINDTPLLSSITTGTISDQTNSSSLQTSNISGQLSATDADASAVLTYGISGASGSTASGTYGTLALNSTTGAYQYSPNSSVIEALNAGESVSDSFEIYVSDGSQSTAKTFQINITGANDASTTGSNTSNKSTESQTYGLTIVASGIINRAGQLITTEEGTSSSFSVVLNRQPSADVDVLISGLDSTEGRLNKNILRFTPSNWNVPQTVTVTGINDRFTDGDTTYNLTATANEAGGYSGNEAATITIKNVDHSNPQPSQLVMNSDDEGLRTTGDTGLWVQLEVLQANADLHNSLQIINDQEEAIGSIGATRNSTNMGKQEFFLSGGRELFFHQLSHDSKLDKSPSLRINSSINDFILNLDDSKEGDNDHDDLSIKITTSQSAKNPTAAILASEQKNIYDSILNLSEINTPTAKLRITIQSNCADVNKVGLVKIISNENNEFSVNGVASTAGESFDQAIRDNLVNPDGSELLINGLSTRQVEWNINQGEEGFYAPVFINQNTNDLFTFGATSAADNQIHVKNLGSNFFGYEDTLSSQNSDWDFNDITMLVEMI, from the coding sequence TTGAAGCAAGACGTGATGTCAGAACCTGGCGAACAGGCGACCCATGCAGCCGCTGAAAGCATCAGCGCACAGATAGCCCCTGCAGCAAAATCCACACCCATCGAAGCTGTAGACGCGTCGTTGTCGGATTCGGTCACCCAACAAAACAACAGGCGCACGACCAGCGACATCAACAACGACAGCACGTCTCCAACACCAAGCACTTCGACAAACCTCAACTCACTCGATTCCAACGAAGCACAGACCACTGACTGTTCAGCAGAAGAGCTCGATCATGCGACAGCAGAACCGCGGATCACCACAGAATCACTGCAGCAGCTTTGGCATCCCCAGCTGCAGGAGTGGGCGTCAGAGGGTGAGCTTCTGACGGCAGCCAACACAGCGCTGCACCTCGACTCCAACAACCCCCCAGAACTTCTTACCGGAATCGTGGAGCGCCTGAGCCAAGGTCTCTCCAGCGACATTCCCCCGATTGAATTCCTTCAGCAAGCCTCCATGGTGGGTGCCGCTGGAGCTTATGCAGCATCAGAGCAAACCATCTACCTCAACCATGACTGGGTCAAGGCCGCCAGCGAAACTGACACTATCAAGGTTCTCACCGAAGAGTATGGCCACCACCTTGATGCACTGATTCACACCACAGACACGCCTGGAGATGAGGGTCTATATTTTGCAGATTTACTGACTGAAAGCGGCAACATCGAGGATCCAAACCATTACCTTGAACTCAAGGATCTTGGGCACATTACCGTTAACAACGAACAAATTGACGTAGAGTTTTCACAACAAAATAACTCACTCGAATGGATACAAGTTGGCAATGAGATTAATGGCTCCTCAATTTCTGCAAAAGCCGGGTACGCAGTCAGTCTTTCACAAGATGGAACAATCCTTGCGGTTGGAGCACCTTTTGACGACGTCAACAGCAGCTTTACGCAAACAAACGAAGGCAGTGTCACCGTCTATCAAGACGTAAATGGCAGCTGGCAACAATTAGGCAGCGAAATCGAGGGTGCTAGCGCCGAAGAACAATTCGGATACTCGGTCAGCCTTTCAAATGATGGAACAAAGCTTGCTGTTGCTGCATTGTTTGCCAACACAGCGAATGGAACAAAGACCGGGAGAGTCAATGTTTACAGCTTTACTAATGGAGATTGGAGTGAGCTACAAACCGGCGGCATCGCAGGGCCTGTCGAGAAAGGACGCATCGAAAATGTTGCTCTCTCTGGAGATGGAAACTACGTCATTTTGGGCTCATCCAAAATGCAGACAGGCAGAGCCCAGATCTACCAATTTAGCAATAACCAATGGGCGCAAATTGGCACAACGCTCTCTGGAACAAAAAACAATGACCGATATGGATACGCGGTTGATATATCCGATGATGGCAGCATCATCGCAGTGGGCTCATTTGGAGCTGACGCAACCAACGCCAGCAATTCAGGCGCCGTTAATGTATACGAATTAATCGACAACCAATGGAATGAGATAACAGAAATCAAAGGTGAAAAACGTACTGACAACCTCGGCTATTCGGTTGCGCTCTCATCAGACGGTACTTATCTTGCCGTAGGAGCAAGAAATCACGATACCGGGGGCAACACATCATCCAACGAAGGCTACGCTCAGGTCTATAAAAGAAATGGCTCTTCTTACGCACAAATTGGACAGACACTAGTTGGCAATCAAGCCGGGGAAAAAGCAGGAACAAAGGTCAGCATTTCTGATGACGGATCTCGGTTAGCGATAGGATCGGGATTTTATAACTCTGATAAAAATAATGTTGGCCAAGCCAGACTTTATGAGCTTCAATCAGACACTTGGATCCAGATTGGATCAGACATTAATGGTCAAAACACAAACGACCTTGCCGCAAGATGGCACGGATTAAGTCTGAATGGAGGTGGAACAAGAGTCGCTGTTGGGGCCCATAACAATGACAACAACGCAAGAAATTCCGGCCAAGTTCGGATCTTTGACAGTTCTGGAATCACCATTGCTCAGACCAGCACTCCCCTGGTCACTACAGAAGGAGGCACGTCCGCCTCTTTCACCGTCGTCCTCGACGCCCAGCCCACAGACACCGTCACCGTCGCCATTTCCGGCGACGACAGCACAGAGCATGAGCTCAGCGCCTCATCGCTCACCTTCACCACCGCCAACTGGGACACACCCCAGACCATCACCGTCACCGGCGTTGACGACAGCCTCGTCGATGGCGATATCACCACCACAATCACCGCCACCGCGTCCAACACCGGCGGGTACGCAGGCACTGAAACGGCTATAGCAACGCTCCAAACCAGCGACGACGACACCGCCGGCATCACCATCGCTCAGGGAATCACGCCGCTCGTCACCTCAGAAACCGGCACCACTGCTTCATTCACCGTCGTCCTCGACGCCCAGCCCACAGACACCGTCACCGTCGCCATTTCCGGCGACGACAGCACAGAGCATGAGCTCAGCGCCTCATCGCTCACCTTCACCACCGCCAACTGGGACACACCCCAGACCATCACCGTCACCGGCGTTGACGACAGCCTCGTCGATGGCGATATCACCACCACAATCACCGCCACCGCTTCCAACACCGGCAGTTACGCAGGCACTGAAACGGCCACAGCAACGCTCCAAACCACCGACGACGACACCGACGATGGCAGCAACGGCGTCACCATCACCCAAGGCGCCAACAAAGAAGGCGCTGATCTGCTCACTTCAGAGGCCGGCATCACATCCACATTCACAGTCGTTCTCGATGCTCAGCCCACAGACACCGTCACCGTCTCCATCACAGGCATCGACGCCACTGAAAACTCACTGAGCGGCTCCACCCTCAGCATTTCAAACACTCTCACCTTCACAACCGCCAACTGGGACACAGCCCAGACCATCACGGTCACCGGTGTCGACGACAGTTTCGTCGATGGCGATATCACAACCACAATTACCGCCACCGCTTCCAACACCGGCGGTTACGCAGGCACTGAATCCGCCTCCACCACCATCAAGAACTCTGACGACGAGGTTGCCGGCATCACCATTGCCCAGGCCAGCACTCCCCTCGTCACCACAGAAGCCGGCTCCACCGCCACATTCACCGTCGTCCTCGATGCCCAGCCCACAGACACTGTCACCGTCGCCATTACAGGCAACGACACCAGTGAAAACTCACTGAGCGGCTCCACCCTCAGCTCTTCAAACACTCTCACCTTCACAACCTCCGATTGGAATACACCTCAAACCGTCACCATCGCCGGTGTCGACGATGGGCTCATTGACGGCGATATCACCACCACTCTCACTGCCACGGCATCCAATACCGGTGGGTACGCAGGAACCGAATCCGCAACAACAACAGTCAAAAACGACGACAACGACAATCCTCCTGCACTCTCAAATCAAAACATCTACGTCCTTGAGACCGTTGCCGATGGCAGTGAACTCATCGATCTAGCAGATAGCAATACAAGCAATGACACCGATCAGGATGATGATCCCATCAGCTATTCCATTCTCGATGGAAACGACACAAAGCTCTTTACCATTGATTCAGAAACGGGAAAAATTTATCTCGCGACAAATAAAACACTGAATTACACAACAAGCGATCGTCATGAGTTGCAAATCAAAGCATCTTCAACAGGTGGAACATCAACAGCGACAATCACTATCTACGTACAAAATGTGAACAGTACCCCGGTCGCAGAGGACGACAGCGGTTCGCTCAACGAAAACGAAGCACTAAGCAAGACAGAGGTCGAAGGCCTGATCGCAAACGACTCTGATGAAGATGTGAATGACACTCTTTCGATTAGCAATTTTCACGCTGGTTTAAGTGATACAGATTCACCAAGAATCGGCCAGTTTAATACTGCACTCGATGGCATCTATGGCCAGCTCACACTCCAAACCAATGGATCTTATACATATACAGCCAACAAGACCAGCGCAGATGCACTCAACGCTGGTGAAACAGGGACAGACACGTTCAGCTACACACTGAGTGACAGCGAAGATACAGATCAAGCCGAACTTACAATTACAATCGCAGGCATTAATGACATTCCATTTCTTGTTGATGCAATCAAAACTAAGAAGTATATTGAGGGTCAAGGCAATGTCATTGTCATTGACGGAAGCCTTGATATCCGCGATGTCGACGACGAGAATATTGAAAGCGCAACAGTCTCAATCAGCAATGGCACATACGTCAGCACGGAAGATCAGCTGGCATTCAGCGATGCCTATGGAATCACGGGCAACTGGAATTCCAGCACGGGAATATTAACTCTCAGCGGCACAACAACCAAGACTAATTACATAAGTGCACTACAAACTGTCACTTATACAAACACCAACAACGCCAATCCAGTCATCGGAACAAGAACCATTGATTGGCTAGTTAATGATGGAGATAGCAATTCAACCAGCATTCAATCAAGCATCATTGTAGGTGGGCGCAATGATGCACCTTTAGCAGTCAACGATTCAGCCAGTGTGGATGGGGGATCAACAGTCTCGACCAGCACAGCAGACAACCTTTTGGTCAATGATACGGACCCAGAAAGTCACTCGCTAACGATCAAATCTTTTCGCATAGGCAGTGAACAATCATCAAACCCTGAATTTCTTGCTGGGAATACCCTGACAGGGTCCTACGGTCAGATGACCATCGCTTCGGATGGGACATACAGTTATACAGCACAAGAAACTGCTAGTTATAAACTCCTGGAGGGAGAAACAGCAACCGAAACTTTTACGTACACAATCACAGACAATCAAACAACTGACGAAGGATTCGACACCGGTGAGATAACGATCACAATTAGTGGTGTTAACGACGCCCCAAACGCAATTGACGACTCAGTCGATGTCGACGAAGACAGCTCCAAACAATTTGCTGACTTTCTAGGCATCTTAAAAAACGATACTGATATTGATGGTGATCAGCTTTTCGTCAAAGGGGTCATCGCAGGAGCTTCAACAAGCAATTTTCAAGCAAGACGCCTGGAATCGAGCAGTCTCAGCACAGAGTTACAGGGAACTTACGGCGTCTTGATTGTCAATTCCAATGGATCTTTTCGCTACACAGCAAGCTTGGCTGATGCTCTTGATGCAGGCGACAAAGAAATGGATCGATTTACCTATACCCTAACTGACCTCACGAATGATGACAGCGGAGTCATCGCAATCGAAGTCACCGGGATTAATGATACGCCTTTATTGTCAAGCATCACAACCGGAACAATTAGCGATCAAACCAATTCTTCCTCCCTGCAGACAAGCAACATTTCCGGTCAACTGTCAGCAACTGATGCTGATGCTTCCGCTGTACTGACCTATGGCATCAGTGGAGCGAGCGGGTCCACAGCGTCAGGAACTTATGGCACTTTGGCACTAAACAGCACAACTGGGGCTTATCAATACTCACCGAATAGCTCGGTCATTGAGGCACTTAATGCAGGAGAAAGCGTTTCTGATTCTTTTGAGATCTACGTCAGTGATGGCAGTCAGTCAACGGCCAAGACCTTTCAGATCAACATCACCGGTGCAAATGACGCCAGCACTACAGGATCAAACACCAGCAATAAGTCCACTGAAAGTCAAACCTACGGTCTAACCATTGTTGCCAGTGGAATCATCAATCGTGCTGGCCAACTCATCACAACCGAAGAAGGAACCTCTTCCTCCTTCAGCGTTGTCCTCAATCGACAACCCAGTGCTGATGTTGACGTGCTGATCTCTGGGCTGGATTCAACGGAAGGACGTCTCAACAAAAACATACTCAGATTCACACCCTCTAACTGGAACGTGCCACAGACCGTCACCGTGACGGGCATCAACGACAGGTTCACAGATGGCGATACCACCTACAACCTCACTGCAACTGCCAATGAGGCAGGCGGTTATTCCGGCAACGAAGCAGCGACCATCACAATCAAGAATGTTGATCATTCCAATCCGCAACCAAGTCAATTAGTGATGAACAGTGATGACGAAGGTTTGCGGACAACTGGCGACACTGGACTTTGGGTTCAACTTGAAGTTCTGCAGGCCAATGCTGATTTACACAACAGCCTACAAATCATTAACGATCAAGAAGAAGCCATCGGATCCATCGGGGCCACTCGCAACTCCACAAACATGGGAAAACAAGAATTCTTTCTTAGTGGTGGAAGAGAGTTGTTCTTTCATCAGTTGAGTCATGACTCGAAACTTGATAAATCACCAAGTCTTCGAATTAACTCATCAATTAATGATTTTATTCTTAACCTTGATGACAGCAAAGAAGGAGACAATGACCACGATGATCTATCAATCAAAATCACCACCTCTCAAAGCGCAAAAAATCCAACTGCTGCCATACTCGCTTCAGAACAAAAAAATATTTACGACTCAATCCTGAACCTTTCTGAGATCAACACTCCAACAGCAAAACTAAGGATCACCATTCAAAGTAATTGCGCTGATGTCAACAAGGTAGGCCTCGTGAAAATCATAAGCAATGAAAACAATGAATTTTCAGTCAATGGAGTTGCCTCGACAGCCGGGGAATCTTTTGATCAAGCGATTCGCGACAACCTGGTCAACCCCGACGGATCTGAGCTCTTGATCAATGGTCTAAGCACACGCCAAGTCGAATGGAACATCAATCAAGGTGAGGAAGGATTTTATGCACCTGTTTTTATTAATCAAAACACTAACGATCTCTTCACCTTTGGGGCCACAAGCGCAGCCGACAATCAAATCCACGTTAAAAACTTAGGTAGTAATTTCTTTGGCTATGAAGATACTCTTTCATCTCAAAATTCAGACTGGGACTTCAATGACATCACCATGTTAGTGGAAATGATCTGA